The genomic window TAAATGAAATTAAGACCAGAACTTCACCCAAAGACACCTAATATATGACATGTTGGTGTTGTACAAGCTTTAACAGTAAAACAGAACTCAATCCCAATAAACCAAACCAATCCAGAACACCACACCTTGTGTCTCAGGGGTCTGTACTTCAAGAAGTACACAGGGTGGACCACTGCCAGGTAGCACTCgaaacataaactcagcaaaaaaaggaaacgtccctttttcaggaccttgtctttcaaagataattattaaacatccaaataacttcacagatcttcattgtaaagggtttaaacactggttCCCATGCTTGTTTCCcgatgaaccataaacaattaataacCATTAaactgtggaacggtcgttaagacactaacaacttacagacggtaggcaattaaggtcactgcTATGAAAACttgggacactaaagaggcctttctacggactctgaaaaacaccaaaagaaagatgcccaaggtccctgatcatctgcatgaatgtgccttagACATTCTGCAAGGATGCATGAGGACCGCGGATGTGGCCAGAGCaaaaaattgcaatgtctgtactgtgagattcctaaaacagcgctacagggagacaagacaGACAGCTGAACATCCTCGctgtggcagaccatgtgtaaaaACACCTGCACATGAACGGTACATcctaacatcacacctgcaggacaggtacaggatggcaaaaaCAACTgccttgtaggcctgttgtaagtcaggtcctcaccagacatcaccgtcaACAAAGTCGCCTGTGGGCacaacccaccgtcgctggaccagacaggactggcaaaaagtgctcttcactaacgagtcacagttttgtctcaccaggggtgatggtcggattcacgtttctcgtcaaaggaatgagcgttacccccgaggcctgtactctggagagggatcgatttggaggtggagggtccgtcatggtctggggctgtgtgtcacatcatcattggactgagcttgttgtcattgcaggcaatctcattgctgtgtgttacagggaatacatcctcctccctcatttggtacccttcctgcaggctcatccttacatgaccctccagcatgacaatgccactagccatactgctcattctgtgcgtgatttcaatgttctgccatggccagcgaagatccCGGATCTcgatcccattgagcatgtctgggacctgttggatccgAGGGTGATTGCTAGGGCCATTCCCTAGCAGTAAtttccgggaacttgcaggtgctttGGTGGAAGAGAGGggcaacatctcacagcaagacctGGCAAATCTGGTCCAGTCCACGAGGAGGtggtgcactgcagtacttaatgcagctggtggacacaccagACACTgtctgttacttttgattttgacacccctttgttcagggacagattatttcatttctgttagtcacatgtctgtgaaacgtttacagtttatgtctcagttgtttaatcttgttatgttcagacaaatatttacacacaagtttgctgaaaataaacgcagctGAGAGTTAaaagacgtttctttttttgctgagttcattcAGCACTCGAACAAGGGGCGTCCTGGGAGAATGAAACcacagctaggagaggaggaataTGGAGGTGTATGTAGACAAAGACAAAGACTGGACACAGGCAATAGAGGATCTCAGATACAGCCAAGTTGAGAGCGAAGAATTCTGAGGCCAACGTCCCTACGGCTTTGGTCATTATCAACCTCAGGATGAGGTTGACTGCATAGCAGGCAGTGTTTAAATAgcgggcagcattttcacttttggatgaactGCGTGCCCatattcaactgcctgctactcatccccagaatgtaaaatatgcatattattagtagatttggatggaaaacactctgatgtttctaaaactgtttgaatcatgtctgtgagtataacagaacttatttagcaggcgaaatcCCAAGGACAAATGATTCAGATGTTGTTTTTTTAGGTAACtgtcttttcaatgggttttcatgggGAATCAAGATTTCTATTCTACTTTCCTGCAGTccctaccacttccactggatgtcatcagtctttagaaattggttgaggtttttcctttgtgtaatgaagaagtagcacagctcagaacgagggtcacttcatgtgtactTTTGATAGAAACGCGTGACCAGAAAAGTAGCATCAGAttttgtcttcctgtattgaatacagatcatcccgtcttcaatttgatcgattatttacgtaaacaaatacctaaagttgtattacaaaggtagtttgaagtgttttggcaaagtttacaggtaacttttgagatattttgtagtgatgcTGCGCAAGTTAgaagctgtgtttttctgtatcaaacgcgccaaataaattgacattttggatatatatcgacaaaattaattgaacaaaaggaccatttgtgatgtttatgggacatattggagtgccaacaataGAAGCTCGTCagaggtaaggcatgaattatatttttatttcagcgttttgtgtcgcgcctgaaGGGTAGAAATATGCTTctcattgtttactgttgtgctatcatcagataatagcatcgtatgctttcaccgaaaagcctttttgaaatctgacatgttggctggattcacaacgagtgtagctttaattttttatcttgcatgtgtgatttaatgaaagtttgatttttatagtattttatttgaatttggtgctctgcattttccctggcttttggccagttGGGAcgcccacatatcccagagaaaaACGTAACCGGCTCCAGATAGccagagagaacagcagaacggTTGGAAGAGTTCATTTTTGTGCAAGCTCAGTTATGAATTACGGGCTTTAACTTTCCaatgatcacacagagagagaggtgacaacaATACCACAATTTTAACTCTTCATATCAAAGGCACTTCAGAAAAACATAATTCAGAATATTGGTCAGTCTGCACTTTCCAATGAAAATAACCTGAATTGAATAGTAAGGAATTTAATTACAAACTTTTCACTCAGTTTCACTGCTAAAATCAGAAACTAAAAAGTGTAATCAAAAATGAACTCTGTGATTGGTGTCTCCTCTCTTCCCGGTCTCTTTGCAATTGTGTCTCTCCTTAGATCTGAGCTTGGTACAACTATAGGCTACATCAAATACCTGCCAACACACCTGTGTGGCATATCACATTGACAACCTCTGAAGCTACACCTAAGGACCACATGAGATGCAAATGTCCTACTCAGTGTGACAGGCACCACACCTATCAATGTGATTGATGAGGATGTGTTGCTGTTGCTACTGTAGGCCGACTTGTTAAACGCAGATTTGAGTTAAGCTACTACATGCTAGCCAAAAATTACATATTTTCATGACGTGCTCGAAGAAATATAGGTTATTTATCATGTTCTTTGCAAGGCTTACTGTAAATACAGAGTTCTAAATTGGCCAAAATGTGAAGGCAAAGGTTAATGAAAGGTCCTCTGACATTTGCTCATTCGTTTTTAGCTGTCGCTTCCTCAGATATTAGTACGAGCTGCACCCTGACATATGAGCATTAAATCATTGGATGTGATTCATTCGATTCAATACAATTTCGTTGTTGAGGCATACAACACAGAGCCACTCACCCTCACACCTCAGTCACTACCGTCGGTAAATTGACGCTGACCATCACATCACTTGATGGACCACACCTGACATGCAAAAGTAATCCATTGGATATGACAAACTTTTAGTATGATTCAAGAGATGATTCTGTGCTCTGTCGAAAGTGTTATGGATGGATAGGGCCCTGAGTTATTCTTTACCAGGTCAGGTCAAATGTGTCACTTATATAAATGATGTCTTTTTTATTATACAACCAGGAATACAAAAGTGTGTACTCAGCTTCAGCCTATATGGGAAATAAGGAAAAAGAGGGAACATCTCCAGTAATAATTCTAGTGACACTATTGTCATCAACAATACAACCAAATAAAGAATGTTAGTATTATTGTGATATAGTAATTATGTTGCAAGTTCATCTGCAGATCTATCAAACAGTCAGTTACCGAAGTTAAAATTGAAAATGCAATTTGTCCATGATATGGTATAACTACATTAAAACAAATGGGTACATTTTCTTTCTTAGATGCATCAATTAAATTAAATCATTTCGGGTCAGTTCCTCTGCTGGATTAGACTTGTCTGGTCAGCATTTACAAAAAGTGAAACATATAATATCAGTTTTATATTGATTATGAGATCAACATTTAACAGTGATCGTGGTCTATAAAATCCACATAGTTACTCAGCCTCCTCCTCCTTACAGAAAACAAATCTGCTCGATAGCCAATTGAAGGAGGGAGGGTCTCGCTACCTAGCTTTGACACTGTGCTGGATAGACTAACAACCAACATGTTGTTTTTCATGCTGTTCAGAAGATAAAGCCCTGAAGGGAGGTTTTGTCAACAAGGTGGCTGAAGGTAGTGAGTAGTGTGTGTCCTGTTATATGTCACTGCTCGGAAGTATTGAATCGACAAGATGTTTAGTTTCACTTCATCAGATTTCTGTCAAACATCCTTTTCAATATCAAAACTAGGCAAAGTGCAAAAGAATATATACTTGTGTGACAGATAATGTAGGAATAGAGTTTTTTTAAAGGAGATAAGTAGTGGATATCATAAATAATTCAAATGTAATTGTATAAACTTttattgtaacgacgttcttcgtttgtcgaaagagagtcggaccgaaatgcagcgtgtttgttactcatgtttattagtgaaaacaaataacgaaactatacatgaaataacgaataaatacaaaacaacaaaacggaacgtgaaacctattacagcctgactggtgaaactaacacagagacaggaacaatcacccacgaaatacaaagcgaaacccagactacctaaatacggttcccaatcagagacaacgagaatcacctgactctgattgagaaccgcctcaggcagccaaacctaagtaacacacacccctaatcagctacaatcccaataactaaaaaaacccactaagaatacaacaaacaataaacccatgtcacaccctggcctgactaactaataaactaaaacacaaaatactaagaccaaggcgtgacatttaTAAAGTAAATAATGAATAAGTTGGTCCTGTTGACCTTTCAATTAAATTATTATAAAATGATTAACCAACTAATTTTGATGTTATATTAGTTAGTTATTAGTCTCTTAGGAATGGCAAAGGTCCACTGACTACAGAATTGACATCAGATTTGTTTTCTGTAAAGCAGGAGGAGGCTGAGCAACACTGTGGATCTTACAGTATAGACAACAATCACTGTTAAATATAGatctcaaaatatattttaatctgATATTATATATTTCCCTGTTTGTAGAAGCTGAACAAAAAGGGTTTACTTATTAAGAGAGGATAGGACCAGAAAAGAAATGTAAACTATTTCATAAAATTGATGCATCTAAGAAAGAAAATGTACACATTTGTTTGAATGTGGTTCTGGCATAACGTTGACAAATTGCATTTTCAGTTTTTACTTTGGAATCTGAGTGTTTGATAGATTTGCAGATATATAAATACTATTTCAAAGTTAACACTACCATTCCATATTTTTTGGGGTTGGATTGTTTATGACAATGGTATTACTAGAATTATTGCTCTTTATATTTGTCCCCCATTATCTTATTTCCAATAAGGGCTGAAGCTGAGTACACACTGTTGTCTAATAATACAGGCGTCATTTAAATAAGTGACTCATTTGACCTGACCTGGTCAGGAATAACTCATCGATAACACTTCCCACACAGCACGACATATTCTCTTCAATCATCCTGAAGTGTTGTCATAATCAATGGACAACATTTGCATGTCAGGTGTGGTCCATCAAGTGATGTGATGGGCAGCATCAGTTTACAGACGGGAGCACTGaggtgtgtgggtgagtggttgTGTGTTGTATCCCTCAAAAATGAAATTATTGAATCAAATTAATCACTTCCAATGATTTGCCGCCCATAGGTCAGAGTGCCACTAATACTACTATAATATGTGAAGAGGCTACAGCTAACATAGACTGAGCAAATGTCAGAGGAAACATCATTAACCTTTGCATACACATGTTGGACTTTTTAGAATTCTACAGAAAGCCTTGTGTACAACTTGATTGAAAGCATCTGTACATTCTAGCATGTCAAGCAAATGTATTATTTTTGTCTagcatgttttttatttttatttcacctttatttaaccaggtaggctagttgagaacaagttctcatttgcaactgcgacctggccaagataaagcatagcagtgtgaacagacaacacagagttacacatggagtaaacaattaacaaggcaataacacagtagaaaaaaaaaaaaaaaaaaagagtctatacacattgtgtgcaaaaggcatgaggaggtaggcgaataattacaattctacagattaacactggagcgataaatgatcagatggtcatgtataggtagagatataggtgtgcaaaagagcagaaaagtaaataaataaaaacagtatggggatgaagtaggtaaaaatgggtgggctatttaccgatagactatgtacagctgcagcgatcggttagctgctcaaatAGCAGTAGTAACAAGTAGTCCTACAATAGCAACAGCAACACATCCTCATAAATCATATTTAAATGTGTGGTTCCTGTCACACTGAGAAGGATATTTGCATGGCATGAGGTCCTTGGGTGTTGCTTCAGAGGTTGTCAATGTGATATGCCACACAGGTGTGTTGGCAGGTATTTGATTTAGCCTATAGATGTACCTAGCTCAGTTCTAAGGAGTGACACAATCGTGACAAGACCCCGAAGAGAGGAACCACCAATAACAGAGTTCAGGTTGGTTGAAACTTTTTAATCTCAGAGATTAGAAGTGTAACTGAGTTATATGTTTGTATTTAAATGATCTTACTTTCATCGGAAAGTGGAGATACTGACTGATAATCTAAATTATATTTTTCCGATGTGCATTTGATATGAAGAGTTAACACGGTGGTGTTCTTGtcacatctgtctctctctctctctctctctctctctctctctgccgcaaGGGTCATTAGAACGGTAAAGCTTGTACTTCCAAACTAAGGTTGgtataataaaaaaaatgaacTCCTCCAACCATTCCTCTGTCGTCTCTGGCTATCTGCAACTTGATATCGCTGTCACCACTGCCTGCTATGCAGTCAACCTCATCCTGAGTCTACCCACCAATGTCTATGTCCTGTGGCTGATACTGAGCGGAGCCGGAGGGACGATGGCCTCAGAGTTCTTCACTCTCAACTTGGCTGTATCTGAGATACTCTTCTgcctgtcttctgtctttgtctttgtctacATACATCTCCATATTCCTCCTCTCCGAGCTATAGCATCATTCATTAATGGTTTTATAATCCCAGGCCGCCCCCTGTTCCAGTGCTGTATATGTTTTGAGCGATACCTGGCAGTTGTCCACCCTGTGGTCTTCCTGAAGTACAGACCCCTGAGATACAAGGTGGGGTGTTCTGGATTGGTTTGGCTGGTTTTGATTGGGTTCTGTTTCCCTTTTTTGTTTGTAATGCAGCATAACTTCTTATTTTATGTGTTTTGTGTTGAAATTATTATCTTAATATCATTTCTGTTATTCTGCTGCCTCTCAGTTCTCAGGGCTTTGAAACAGTCTGGGccgggggaaggggagagagagagggaggggacaaatAACATGAAGATGAGGGCGTTTAAGATCATTTTCATTATCATGGTGTCTATGATGGCAGACTACTTTCCATGGTTAGTGGTTTTACTTTTAAATGGAATCTTTGATTCGGGGCAGTTTTATAAATTCACATTTGTGTGTCTATTCATCAGTGTGGTCAGTGGGTTTGtgcagcccctcctctacctccacagggctgggaaacTGCCTTATATCAGAGGTCTCTGAAGGAGATTGATACCCTCTGTTTCACAGGGCCAATTGTAACCTGTTTGTTTATAACTGTTTTGTGATTGCTTATAAAGAGGTTGGTAGTTGTAGATGCGCTGGCAAAAATATATATGTGTTTTATTTAGGGTTGCCATATTCAGGTAAATTTACCGTAATTGTACTCCAGAAATCCTGGTCAGAAGATTCCCGTAATCAGGAGGGAAATATCAGGGTATCCAGAATTTTGTAGGTTTGATTCATTCTCTCTTAACTTGGAAGATTATCAATCTTATCAACCTTCTTGCTAGTGCTTCACATTGCATCTTTGTGTCTGTATTTAACAGAGATTGGATGATGAGAACAACATATTTTCAAGGGTTAAACAAATGtgtatattgttttttttttatcctgaatatTCAATAAAAATCTTTGTTGAACTGctcatgtattttttttacttctTCTTTTTGTATAGAAGAAAAAAATCTGCAAACATGCAGTCAGAAAACATTTAAGAACGGTGAGAGGTCTTTGCAAACACAATTGTGTCTTAGATGGGTTTGGTTCCAGTCAGAATTAACAGGCTATTTGCATGTCAGGTGAAAGGAAATATGATATACTCTAAATGAGTGCAAGCAGGCAGTGGCGCTGACACTCCTCTTGTCTGAGCTCTAGTCTGTGTCTAAAATCGCACCCATATACCCATTTATGGGTCATTCTACAGAAGTGGTGCAAATTGGAGGTTGAAAAATTGTATCTTGTTTTCCCCAAACTTTCAGCGCATATGTCTTCCCATGTCAGTTTGACACTATATATAATGCTTCCAAATGTTTTAAGTACTGCATTTTTTAACATATTTACTTGAATTCCTTACCTAACTGTATCAAGTGGCGAccagtcattcagggcaggtaGGGCAGAGCCAAACCTCTTCTGAGCCCCAACTTTTtattaaataaaatacatatatttaaataaattaaacatgtaccatgctgtcaatccaggaACTAATAACTGGGAAATCTGACATCAGTTagctcaagacaactgggaactcaggaaaaAAACGAGCTCTGACTAGGAAAATACATGTTGAATGGTCATCGAACTCGGAATTGcaagtcgggaactcgggcctctttctagagctgcgACTTGAAAATCACTGACTTAATTTCGACGACTGTTGTGACTTGGTGGTGCTATAGTCTGTTTTAGAggaatgtaatcattgaatatttaTAAGAGTGTTCATTGTCTGCGtctatgccccctttatttatcctactgtTCGGaattggtgtacagggagaatactgtaagaacggtccatgttctgaattctgccGCTGTACAATTCAGTGCTGAACAaacagttatattgactacgtccatcctagctagctcattaatgtcttactgtcacgccctggtcgaagtatattgtgtttgtctgcatttatttggtcaggccagggtgtgacatgggtttattgtggtgtgttttgtcttgggggtgtctagcatagtctatggctgtctggagtggttctcaatcagaggcaggtgtttatcgttgtctctgattgggaaccatatttaggcagccatattctttgagtgtttcgtgggtgattgttcctgtctctgtgtttgttgtcaccagataggctgtgtaggttttcacattccgtttgttgtttttgtattgttaattttttcttcatcattaaacatgtatcaaagatactacgctgcattttggtccgactctccttcgacggaagaaaaccgtaacacttACTCGAAATTAGGGATTGCATCTTATCCGCTCATCGTCCACTTATGCCAAAATTGTTGAATCAAGTCAGGCATAATTGCTAGGTTTTTTTTAGGCTGaagaactgtttcactgccattCAAGgttctgctgataaccaggtgttgCAGTGCAAGGTGTTGGGATTGCTTTTGGGTCTCAGCTTTAAGCTTTaagtaggccctaacagtttgtgggcacctttggtcaccattatagtgcaattaatgtgtgGTTTAGTTTTGGGTTGTGTAGTGGCTGTGCTGGCTTGCATAAAAACATTTTGTTtggccccaccaagatttacatgctaaaatcagcACTGACTGTATCACTATTGAAACACAGTTAAAAAGTTGCAAAAAAGGGAGAACCATGCAGAGTAGtgattattttgttttgtttaacagaTTTGTAATAGAAGGTTAAAATTTGCATCTGTATACCAAATTAAttaaagtataactctgacttgtgtgtagtttgtaaactctcctttcacttagtaatacaggaaattaccacAACAATCGTTTCTCTCTTCTCCCAACAccagggctgtgtcccaaattcCACACAATTCACTAGAGCAGGTTTCCCCAAACtttcgggggtacgccaaataaaaatgtgattcccATTTTCTTTAgttttcacattttcaaacatgtAATTTATATTTTGTCCAAAATGGCTAAACACTTGGGTGAGTTGtttttctcacctgagtagcctcgtttcactgccaaaaataaaatgaaaccatctagtgttcagcgaaataacagcacaatgtcaaataattaacatccaatcacttTAACCGTTACTCTTTCGTGGGAGTTCCAAtgtagcatccaccgagaggctcttgctgccaagggaatacctgacagcttgaaagacatttcTGACACGACAGTAAAAATTAttaaggcccctgaactctcgtattttctgcattatgcaataaTTTGGGCAGCCACCATGTAACGCTTTTgcaacatacagaagtgtgctggttatcaaggcgTAAAAGTATTGACACGTTGTTTTGAGTAGAGAGACGAGGTtcaagttttctttactgaccataatatTCACTTGTCTGATCGCTTGCACGATGAAGTGTTTCTCAcgcgactggcctatctgggtgaatttttttcttgcctgaatgatctgaatctaggagtACAGGGACTGtccacaactatattcaatgtgcgggacaaaattgaggctatgattaagaagttggagctcttctctttctgcattaacaaggacaacacacaggtcttaccatcattgtatgatttttttgtgtgtaaattGTCTTAAGCTTAcgaacaatgtcaaatgtgatatatcGAAGCACCTGAATGAGTTCGGTGctcaattacgcaggtactttcccgaaatggatgacacaaacaactggattcgttatccctatcatgccctgcctccagtccagtaccaatatctgaacaagagagcctcgtcgaaattgcaacaagctgtTCGGTGAGaatttaatttaatcagaagccactgccagatatCTGGATTGGGCAGAGTATTCAGTCTTGGCAAgttgcgctgttaagacactgatgctcttgcaaccacgtacctatgtgagagtgggaTCTCGGCCCTccctagcatgaaaactaaatacaggcacagactttgtgtggaaaatgatttaagactgagactctccaatacaaccaacattgcagagttatgtgcatcctttcaagcacacccttctcattactCACCATTTTCAataaacaaataaggttttatatgtaagatgatTAAATAAAGAGGAAAATTGTTGATCATTCTTATACAGGGTCAGAATCACTGGTTTAGTCTGGTTGGTTGTGATCAGGTTCTGTTTGGACACATTTTTCATAGGTTTGTTTGCTCCCTACTTTAGATTAACCATGAGCGCTGACATCGGTTTTGTCACCGGCGTCCttctcttcatctgaagaggagaggccagaaggatcggaggaccaaaatgcggcatggtatgtgttcatgatgaaatttaataaagaaaacactgaacactaaaacacactatacaaaacaataaacaaataacgaccgtgaagctaaatCAGAACTGTGATGACACaagcaatcacccacaaacaaacagtgaaacccaggctacctaagtatgattctcaatcagagacaactaatgacacctgccactgattgagaaccatactaggctgaaacaTACAAATccgcaaatcatagaaaaacaaacataaactGCCCACCCCAAAGAAATAGActacatagaatgcccaccccaaatcacaccctgacctaatcaaatagagaaataaaaaagctctctaaggtcagggtgtgacaataccccccccccaaaggtgaagaatcccggccgcaaacctgaacctataggggagggtccgggtgggcatctaccctcggTGGTGGCTCCGGTTAGGGGCGCAGCCCCCTCTCCCTACGCTGATCCCTCCGCTTCTGTGGAACCGGACcatggatcatcgccggaggctctgAACTGGGAACCACCTCTGGAGGCACTGGACTGCGGCttgtcgctggagaccccggaatggggactgtcgctggagaccccggactggggaacgtcgctggagaccccggactggggaccgtcgttggaggctccggactgtggtCCATCTTTGAAGGTTCCGGACTGTGTACCGTCTttggaggttccagactgtggaccgtcacaggaggttccggactgtgaaacgtccccggaagctctggactgagaACTCTGAGATCTCTAGTAAAACCCATGTCCTCGACGCCATGACTAGCAGCAGGACACAAGAGTGGACACCATAAAAACTTAGCATAAGCAGGTCATTCTTCCTCTTAGATAAACATATAATAGTTtactgttaaaacctcttgacgctacccatcccttaggcgggataattgtcatcagcaaccgctgaatagcatagcgccacagtcaaataatattataaaaaatattcatattcatgaaatcacaagtgcaatattgcaaaacacagtttagcctttgttaatccacctgtcgtctcagattttgaaattatgctttccagcgaaagcaatccaagcgtttctgtaagtttatcgatcacaCGACAAAACATTAGTACTTTTAGCATCAGGAAgctaggtcacgaaaatcagaaaagcaatcaaattaattgttt from Oncorhynchus masou masou isolate Uvic2021 chromosome 20, UVic_Omas_1.1, whole genome shotgun sequence includes these protein-coding regions:
- the LOC135506467 gene encoding P2Y purinoceptor 6-like, which encodes MNSSNHSSVVSGYLQLDIAVTTACYAVNLILSLPTNVYVLWLILSGAGGTMASEFFTLNLAVSEILFCLSSVFVFVYIHLHIPPLRAIASFINGFIIPGRPLFQCCICFERYLAVVHPVVFLKYRPLRYKVGCSGLVWLVLIGFCFPFLFVMQHNFLFYVFCVEIIILISFLLFCCLSVLRALKQSGPGEGEREREGTNNMKMRAFKIIFIIMVSMMADYFPWANCNLFVYNCFVIAYKEVKNPGRKPEPIGEGPGGHLPSVVAPVRGAAPSPYADPSASVEPDHGSSPEALNWEPPLEALDCGLSLETPEWGLSLETPDWGTSLETPDWGPSLEAPDCGPSLKVPDCVPSLEVPDCGPSQEVPDCETSPEALD